A window from Ureaplasma parvum serovar 3 str. ATCC 27815 encodes these proteins:
- the alaS gene encoding alanine--tRNA ligase: MLKLSTNEIRKKWIEFFESKDHLFIEPKSLIPKNDPTLLWINSGVSTLKDYFSGKVKPPHKRLVNSQKAIRTNDIFNVGLTSRHHTFFEMLGNFSIGDYFKKEAIDWAYEFLINVLKIDVKKLWVTVFEDDQFTNDEWIKLGIIKEQIIKCNRDRNFWDVGNGPCGPCTEIHYDRGERFDPNKIGSKLILEDIENDRYVEIWNIVFSQFNNDGHNNYTELLQKNIDTGAGLERIACISQDVPTNFDSDVFMRITKSVEQFSEYKYDMNEYFHPNVTQNKINFAYKVIADHMRATVFAIADGAIPSNKERGYILRRLIRRTMVLVRRLNINNLLWVDAVVDAIASTMGDFYTYLKDEKTLTKIKMILNKEVQLFEKTLQLGLNIFENSIRNQELDKEITFKLVDTYGFPIELIKEICEQRNVKVDLEAFDAMFKHHQLISKANKANLKVMESQNESLMQLDVDSTFHYEIFRWENAKIITLFNEDFELVDGLDHEDGYVVFDNTCFYATSGGQQHDTGYIIKNDQQFFVDDVFKAPNRQHVHHVKNASLSMNEHVILQINEQDRKSITANHTAEHLLHYCLKHVLSPDIKQEGAAKYPHKVTFDFTYHAQPTKAQLDKLENVLNEMVQSNFDVQELHMDLDEAKAVGAAAYFEDVYKKLKGKLRVIKMGPSIELCGGTHAHHTSEIERIKIVECASKGAGSWRITMVTGHDNLAKYIHDLYVDYLNEINHLKVNLDINDHKLNDLYNAFANWKNLSIDDYDLLNEKFAELKQSLINFKIEFDKQNAKQAIIDIKNTFNTQLTNKRVHVFKNTDNKNIFNALNELINENQDTLFISFNLDDNKIQYLLAINEKFATTNQINLNKYIKELNTISNGKGGGKPYFVQGGTSEQEKLDELLTVVDKWVINA; the protein is encoded by the coding sequence ATGCTGAAATTAAGTACGAATGAGATTAGAAAAAAGTGAATTGAATTTTTTGAGTCAAAGGATCATTTATTTATTGAACCAAAGTCATTAATTCCCAAAAACGACCCTACACTATTATGAATTAATTCTGGTGTTTCAACCTTAAAAGATTATTTTAGTGGTAAGGTTAAACCACCACATAAACGTTTAGTTAATTCTCAAAAAGCTATTCGTACAAATGATATTTTTAATGTTGGATTAACGAGCCGTCACCATACTTTTTTTGAAATGTTAGGGAATTTTTCAATTGGTGATTATTTTAAAAAAGAAGCTATTGATTGAGCTTATGAATTTTTAATTAACGTTTTAAAAATTGATGTAAAAAAACTATGAGTAACTGTTTTTGAAGATGATCAATTTACGAATGATGAATGAATTAAATTAGGAATTATTAAAGAGCAAATTATTAAATGCAATCGTGATCGTAATTTTTGAGATGTAGGTAATGGCCCTTGCGGCCCATGTACTGAAATTCATTATGATCGTGGTGAACGTTTTGACCCAAATAAAATAGGATCAAAATTAATTTTAGAAGATATTGAAAATGATCGTTATGTTGAAATTTGAAATATTGTTTTCTCACAATTTAATAATGATGGCCATAACAATTACACTGAATTATTACAAAAAAATATCGATACAGGAGCTGGCTTGGAAAGAATTGCTTGTATTTCACAAGATGTACCAACTAACTTTGATAGCGATGTTTTTATGCGAATTACAAAAAGTGTTGAACAGTTTTCAGAATATAAATATGACATGAATGAATACTTTCATCCCAATGTTACTCAAAATAAAATTAATTTCGCTTATAAAGTAATTGCAGATCATATGCGTGCAACTGTTTTTGCGATTGCAGATGGTGCAATTCCTTCAAATAAAGAACGAGGTTACATTTTACGTCGTTTAATTCGTCGAACTATGGTTTTAGTGCGTCGTTTAAATATTAACAATCTTTTATGAGTTGATGCAGTTGTTGACGCTATCGCTTCAACAATGGGTGATTTTTATACTTATTTAAAAGATGAAAAAACACTTACTAAAATTAAAATGATTTTAAATAAAGAAGTGCAATTATTTGAAAAAACTTTACAATTAGGTTTAAATATTTTTGAAAATTCTATTCGTAATCAAGAATTAGATAAAGAAATTACTTTTAAACTAGTTGATACATATGGTTTTCCAATTGAATTAATTAAAGAAATTTGTGAACAACGTAATGTTAAAGTTGATTTAGAAGCTTTTGATGCTATGTTTAAACATCACCAATTAATTTCAAAAGCAAACAAAGCTAATTTAAAAGTAATGGAATCACAAAACGAATCACTAATGCAATTAGATGTTGATTCAACCTTTCACTATGAAATATTTAGATGAGAAAATGCTAAAATCATTACTTTATTTAATGAGGATTTTGAATTGGTTGATGGTTTAGATCATGAAGATGGTTATGTTGTTTTTGATAACACATGTTTTTATGCAACATCAGGTGGTCAACAACATGACACAGGTTATATTATTAAAAATGATCAACAATTTTTTGTTGATGATGTTTTTAAGGCACCTAATCGTCAACACGTTCATCATGTTAAAAATGCTAGTTTATCAATGAATGAGCATGTTATTTTACAAATCAACGAGCAAGATCGTAAATCAATTACAGCAAACCATACAGCCGAACACTTATTACACTATTGCTTAAAACATGTTTTAAGTCCTGATATTAAACAAGAAGGAGCTGCTAAATATCCACATAAAGTAACATTTGATTTTACTTATCATGCTCAACCAACAAAAGCACAATTAGATAAGTTAGAAAATGTATTAAATGAAATGGTACAAAGTAATTTTGATGTACAAGAATTACACATGGATTTAGATGAAGCTAAAGCTGTTGGTGCTGCTGCTTATTTTGAAGATGTTTATAAAAAATTAAAAGGCAAATTACGTGTAATTAAAATGGGACCTTCAATTGAGTTATGTGGGGGTACACACGCACATCATACATCAGAAATCGAGCGAATTAAAATTGTTGAATGTGCTTCTAAAGGGGCTGGCTCTTGAAGAATTACTATGGTAACAGGTCATGATAATTTAGCAAAATACATTCATGATTTATATGTAGACTACTTAAATGAAATCAATCACTTAAAAGTTAATTTAGATATTAATGATCATAAATTAAATGATTTATATAATGCTTTTGCAAATTGAAAAAATCTATCAATTGATGATTATGATTTATTAAATGAAAAATTTGCTGAACTAAAACAATCATTAATTAATTTTAAAATCGAATTTGATAAACAAAATGCCAAACAAGCTATTATTGATATTAAAAACACTTTTAATACACAACTAACTAATAAACGTGTACACGTTTTTAAAAACACTGATAATAAAAATATCTTCAATGCTTTAAATGAATTAATTAACGAAAATCAAGATACATTATTTATTAGTTTCAACTTAGATGATAATAAAATTCAATATTTATTAGCAATTAATGAAAAGTTTGCTACTACAAACCAAATTAATTTAAATAAATATATTAAAGAATTAAATACTATTTCTAATGGTAAAGGTGGGGGCAAGCCATATTTTGTTCAAGGTGGAACAAGTGAACAAGAAAAATTAGATGAGTTATTAACTGTTGTAGATAAATGAGTTATTAATGCGTAA
- the ruvX gene encoding Holliday junction resolvase RuvX, which produces MRKLALDLGTKSCGFAISDLLGIIASGLDNFIYEENDFTAVLAKIDEIMINYHHEIDTIVLGYPTNVYDGSKNERTYLIESFYALLKQHFLNHEKIKIVYEDERFSTKIATQRLKNSCVKAAKIKKVKDKMSAVVILESYLSKNHFN; this is translated from the coding sequence ATGCGTAAATTAGCACTTGATTTAGGAACAAAATCATGTGGTTTTGCAATTAGTGATTTATTAGGAATAATTGCTAGCGGACTTGATAATTTTATTTATGAAGAAAATGATTTTACAGCTGTTTTAGCTAAAATTGATGAAATCATGATTAATTATCATCATGAAATTGACACAATTGTTTTAGGTTATCCAACTAATGTTTATGATGGATCAAAAAATGAACGAACATATTTAATCGAATCATTTTATGCATTATTAAAACAACACTTTTTAAACCATGAAAAAATTAAAATTGTTTATGAGGATGAACGTTTTAGCACTAAAATTGCAACTCAACGTTTAAAAAATAGTTGTGTTAAAGCAGCTAAAATCAAAAAAGTTAAAGATAAAATGAGTGCTGTTGTTATTTTAGAAAGTTATTTAAGTAAAAATCATTTTAATTAA
- the leuS gene encoding leucine--tRNA ligase: MYNHNKIEKKWQKYWLDNKTFKFVDNPNNPKKFYVLDMFPYPSGKGLHVGHPKGYTATDVISRFKRLNGYDVLHPIGWDAFGLPAEQYALETNNHPHTFTQQNIKIFRKQLQMIGFDFDYDKEVDTTDPQFYQWTQWIFVQLYKHNLAEIQDIDVNWCENLGTVLSNEEVVLNDKNERVSERGGHPVVRKPMKQWVLKIVDYADKLLDGLNEVEFSESLKSLQRNWIGKSIGTSVQFKIKDSLLTLDVFTTRIDTIYGVQYLVVAPEHPILKSITSEQQINVVQSYIEQTKKISDLDRIADTNKTGVFSGAYAINPINQEIIPIWVSDYVLMNFATGAVMGVPAHDERDYAFAKKYALPIKSVIDTKQKLPYAGDGLHINSAMINGLNIKQSQNVLNDYLIKNHLGKKVANYKLRNWIFSRQRYWGEPFPVLFDENNQIKIIEDLPVLLPNLNEFKPSKTGESPLANAQEWLYVEIDGKKYRRETNTMPQWAGSSWYFLAYILKNEDGSYTPLNSEEAKKRFAKWLPVDVYIGGQEHAVLHLLYSRFWHRFLYDIGVVPTKEPFYKVINQGMILGENNEKMSKSKGNVINPDDIIASHGADTLRIYEMFMGPLTASLPWNPDGLDAMRKWLDRVYRLYHNLSELEVVEDLNKLNEEIIIAYHTLIKNYTKAINEQAFNIAISEMMVFVNVLYKNKVINYELLDNFLILLSCYAPHLAEELYSLNHSESVCLQKMPIYDEQKIIAQNITIPIQINGKLKHTINVLRDTNAEELVNLALACEQVKQEIGDQPIKKQIVVVNKIINFVI; encoded by the coding sequence ATGTATAATCACAATAAAATTGAAAAAAAATGACAAAAGTATTGACTAGATAATAAGACTTTTAAATTTGTTGATAATCCTAACAATCCTAAGAAATTTTATGTATTAGACATGTTTCCATATCCTAGTGGAAAAGGATTGCATGTTGGTCATCCCAAAGGTTATACAGCAACTGATGTAATTAGTCGTTTTAAACGTTTGAATGGTTATGATGTTTTACATCCAATTGGTTGAGATGCTTTCGGTTTACCAGCAGAACAGTATGCATTAGAAACAAATAATCACCCTCATACTTTTACGCAACAAAATATTAAAATTTTTCGTAAACAATTACAAATGATTGGTTTTGATTTTGACTATGATAAAGAAGTTGATACAACCGATCCTCAATTTTATCAATGAACGCAATGGATTTTTGTGCAATTATATAAACATAATTTAGCTGAAATTCAAGATATTGATGTTAATTGATGCGAAAATTTAGGAACTGTTTTAAGTAATGAAGAAGTTGTTTTAAATGATAAAAACGAACGGGTAAGTGAGCGAGGTGGTCATCCTGTTGTTCGTAAACCAATGAAACAATGAGTTTTAAAAATTGTAGATTATGCTGATAAATTATTAGATGGTTTAAATGAAGTTGAATTTAGTGAATCATTAAAATCGTTGCAACGTAATTGAATTGGTAAATCAATCGGTACTAGTGTGCAATTTAAGATTAAAGATTCACTTTTAACACTTGATGTGTTCACTACACGAATTGATACTATTTATGGGGTACAATACTTAGTAGTTGCACCAGAACATCCAATTCTTAAATCTATTACTAGTGAGCAACAAATTAATGTTGTTCAATCATATATTGAACAAACAAAGAAAATAAGCGATTTAGATCGCATTGCTGATACTAATAAAACTGGTGTTTTTAGTGGTGCATATGCTATTAATCCAATCAATCAAGAAATCATTCCAATTTGAGTAAGTGATTATGTTTTAATGAATTTTGCAACTGGAGCTGTTATGGGTGTACCAGCACATGATGAACGTGATTATGCTTTTGCTAAAAAATATGCATTACCAATTAAAAGTGTAATTGATACAAAACAAAAATTACCATATGCAGGTGATGGTTTACATATTAACTCAGCAATGATTAATGGTTTAAATATTAAACAATCTCAAAATGTTTTAAATGATTATTTAATTAAAAATCATCTAGGAAAAAAAGTTGCAAACTATAAATTGCGTAATTGAATTTTTAGTCGTCAACGTTATTGAGGTGAACCATTCCCAGTTTTATTCGATGAAAATAATCAAATAAAGATTATCGAAGACTTACCTGTTTTATTACCAAATTTAAATGAATTTAAACCTTCTAAAACTGGTGAATCTCCCCTTGCAAATGCCCAAGAATGATTATATGTAGAAATTGATGGTAAAAAATATCGTCGCGAAACAAATACAATGCCACAATGAGCAGGCTCATCATGATATTTTTTAGCTTATATTTTAAAAAATGAAGATGGTTCATACACACCATTAAATAGTGAAGAAGCTAAAAAGCGTTTTGCTAAATGATTGCCAGTTGATGTTTATATTGGTGGACAAGAACATGCTGTTTTACATTTACTATATTCGCGTTTTTGACATCGTTTTTTGTATGATATTGGTGTAGTGCCAACAAAAGAACCATTTTATAAAGTAATTAATCAGGGAATGATTTTAGGCGAAAATAATGAAAAAATGTCTAAATCAAAAGGGAATGTTATTAATCCTGATGATATTATTGCTTCGCATGGTGCTGATACATTAAGAATTTATGAAATGTTTATGGGACCATTAACAGCTTCATTACCATGAAATCCGGATGGGTTAGATGCGATGCGAAAATGATTAGATCGCGTTTATCGTTTATATCATAATTTAAGTGAACTAGAAGTTGTCGAAGATCTTAATAAACTAAATGAAGAAATAATTATTGCCTATCATACTTTAATTAAAAATTACACAAAAGCAATTAATGAACAAGCATTTAATATTGCGATTAGTGAAATGATGGTTTTTGTTAATGTTTTATACAAAAATAAAGTTATTAATTATGAATTATTAGATAATTTTTTAATTTTACTTTCATGCTATGCACCACATTTAGCGGAGGAATTATATAGTTTAAACCATTCAGAATCTGTTTGTTTACAAAAAATGCCTATTTATGATGAACAAAAAATTATTGCTCAAAATATTACAATTCCAATTCAAATTAATGGTAAA